A region from the Sandaracinus amylolyticus genome encodes:
- a CDS encoding fatty acid desaturase family protein: protein MPASTIKTVGRIFTRDEIRMLNERSNTMGMLAVGSTWAVIVATLATLAWASTQPAWIAIPTFVLGLVILGGRHLALAILHHDAAHQSLFRSRWLNDFVGDWLCARPVWNDLAKYRAHHFVHHRKTSQPEDPDLSLIEPFPTTRASLLRKLARDLVGLTGLKYLLGRALMDAGVVRWTVASDAVWLPREGRRWWSYPLELVKNAWGMMLTNALLFAACWACGHAWLYAIWVLAYVTPYPLFLRIRSLAEHACTERSTDMFANTRTTRAGWLARMTVAPIRVSYHLEHHVLPGVPYFRLPLLHRMLRERGVVPEPPGYLDVLKIVSSGAPRDATATRP, encoded by the coding sequence ATGCCGGCGAGCACGATCAAGACCGTCGGGCGCATCTTCACGCGCGACGAGATCCGGATGTTGAACGAGCGTTCCAATACGATGGGGATGCTCGCGGTCGGCTCGACGTGGGCGGTGATCGTCGCGACGCTCGCGACGTTGGCGTGGGCCAGCACGCAGCCCGCATGGATCGCGATCCCGACGTTCGTGCTCGGGCTCGTGATCCTCGGCGGACGCCACCTCGCGCTCGCGATCCTGCACCACGACGCCGCGCACCAGTCGCTCTTCCGGTCGCGCTGGCTGAACGACTTCGTCGGGGACTGGCTCTGCGCGCGCCCGGTCTGGAACGACCTCGCGAAGTACCGCGCGCATCACTTCGTGCATCACCGCAAGACGAGCCAGCCCGAGGATCCCGACCTCTCGCTGATCGAGCCGTTCCCCACGACGCGCGCGTCGCTGCTGCGCAAGCTCGCGCGCGATCTCGTCGGGCTCACCGGGCTCAAGTACCTGCTCGGGCGAGCGCTGATGGATGCCGGCGTCGTTCGCTGGACCGTCGCGAGCGACGCGGTGTGGCTGCCGCGCGAAGGACGCCGCTGGTGGAGCTATCCGCTCGAGCTCGTGAAGAACGCTTGGGGCATGATGCTCACGAACGCGCTGCTCTTCGCCGCGTGTTGGGCGTGCGGGCACGCGTGGCTCTACGCGATCTGGGTGCTCGCGTACGTCACGCCGTATCCGCTCTTCCTGCGCATCCGCTCGCTCGCGGAGCACGCGTGCACCGAGCGCAGCACCGACATGTTCGCGAACACGCGCACGACGCGCGCGGGCTGGCTCGCGCGGATGACGGTCGCGCCGATCCGCGTGAGCTACCACCTCGAGCACCACGTGCTGCCCGGCGTGCCGTACTTCCGACTGCCGCTTTTGCATCGCATGCTGCGCGAGCGCGGCGTGGTGCCGGAGCCGCCCGGGTACCTCGACGTTCTGAAGATCGTGTCGTCGGGCGCGCCGCGGGATGCGACCGCGACGCGCCCCTGA
- a CDS encoding PaaX family transcriptional regulator C-terminal domain-containing protein produces MRVATPPNPRDLILKLLLGAEGGSFSARDAVAACALFGIRENNARVALVRLSATGMIEGTGRGAYRIGPSSSDLAEEVRAWRAAESRVRKWNGAWLVVHSAALLRSDRAAWRRCDRALRMLGFRELEKDLFVRPDNLVGGVKSVRARLRKLGLAAEAPVFTADDLDEELDARARALWTSDALTESYARTRRELERWLQRMRTLEPEVAARESFLLGSDAIRQLVFDPLLPDPLVDVSERRAFVDVVKRFDEAGHAIWRTVLGASAKEVP; encoded by the coding sequence GTGCGTGTAGCAACGCCTCCGAACCCGCGTGACCTCATCCTGAAGCTGCTCCTCGGGGCGGAGGGCGGGTCGTTCTCGGCGCGCGACGCGGTGGCGGCGTGCGCGCTCTTCGGCATCCGCGAGAACAACGCGCGGGTCGCGCTCGTGCGGCTCTCGGCGACGGGCATGATCGAGGGCACCGGGCGCGGCGCGTACCGCATCGGGCCGAGCTCGTCGGATCTCGCCGAGGAGGTGCGCGCCTGGCGCGCGGCCGAGTCACGCGTCCGGAAGTGGAACGGCGCGTGGCTCGTCGTGCACTCGGCCGCGCTCCTCCGGAGCGATCGTGCCGCATGGCGCCGCTGCGATCGCGCGCTGCGGATGCTCGGCTTCCGCGAGCTCGAGAAGGACCTCTTCGTGCGTCCCGACAACCTCGTCGGGGGCGTGAAGTCGGTGCGCGCGCGGCTGCGCAAGCTCGGGCTCGCGGCGGAGGCGCCGGTGTTCACGGCCGACGACCTCGACGAGGAGCTCGACGCGCGGGCGCGCGCGCTGTGGACCAGTGACGCGCTCACCGAGTCGTACGCCCGGACGCGCCGTGAGCTCGAGCGCTGGCTGCAGCGTATGCGCACGCTCGAGCCCGAGGTCGCCGCGCGCGAGTCGTTCCTGCTCGGGAGCGACGCGATCCGGCAGCTCGTGTTCGACCCGCTGCTGCCCGACCCGCTGGTGGACGTCAGCGAGCGGCGCGCGTTCGTCGACGTGGTGAAGCGGTTCGACGAGGCCGGGCACGCGATCTGGCGCACCGTGCTCGGCGCATCGGCCAAGGAGGTCCCGTGA
- a CDS encoding crotonase/enoyl-CoA hydratase family protein produces MDTLKTMTFEVTGRIARITLNRPKRGNGITMDMPRELAACVERANLDPSVHVIALSGNGSGFCGGYDLVESAETFTLGSEDASRVPGSPLDPAVQLQNHVPNGAWDPMVDYAMMSRNVRGFMSLFHGEKPVVCKVHGFCVAGGTDMALCSDLLVIADDAKIGYPPARVWGSPTTSIWVHRIGLEKAKRLLFTGDCLSGEEAHEWGLAIESAPPDRLDERFEILLARIAKMPINQLVMMKLLLNQTLMAQGLHTTQLVGTVFDGITRHTKEGYAFQQRAAEVGFKQAVRERDEPFGDFGLSTFKG; encoded by the coding sequence GTGGACACGCTGAAGACGATGACGTTCGAAGTCACCGGGCGGATCGCGCGCATCACGCTGAACCGCCCGAAGCGCGGCAACGGCATCACGATGGACATGCCGCGCGAGCTCGCGGCGTGCGTCGAGCGCGCGAACCTCGATCCGTCCGTGCACGTGATCGCGCTCTCGGGGAACGGCTCCGGGTTCTGCGGCGGCTACGACCTCGTCGAGAGCGCCGAGACGTTCACCCTCGGCAGCGAGGATGCTTCGCGTGTCCCCGGCTCACCGCTCGACCCCGCGGTGCAGCTGCAGAACCACGTGCCGAACGGCGCGTGGGACCCGATGGTCGACTACGCGATGATGAGCCGCAACGTCCGCGGCTTCATGAGCCTGTTCCACGGCGAGAAGCCGGTCGTGTGCAAGGTCCACGGCTTCTGCGTCGCGGGCGGGACCGACATGGCGCTCTGCTCGGATCTGCTCGTGATCGCCGACGACGCGAAGATCGGATATCCGCCGGCGCGCGTGTGGGGCTCGCCGACGACGTCGATCTGGGTGCACCGCATCGGGCTCGAGAAGGCGAAGCGCCTGCTCTTCACCGGCGACTGCCTCTCGGGCGAGGAAGCGCACGAGTGGGGCCTCGCGATCGAGTCCGCGCCGCCGGATCGGCTCGACGAGCGCTTCGAGATCCTGCTCGCGCGGATCGCGAAGATGCCGATCAACCAGCTCGTGATGATGAAGCTGCTCCTCAACCAGACGCTGATGGCGCAGGGGCTCCACACCACGCAGCTCGTCGGCACCGTGTTCGACGGGATCACCCGCCACACGAAGGAGGGCTACGCGTTCCAGCAGCGCGCGGCCGAGGTCGGCTTCAAGCAGGCGGTGCGCGAGCGCGACGAGCCGTTCGGCGACTTCGGCTTGTCGACGTTCAAGGGCTGA
- a CDS encoding bile acid:sodium symporter family protein: protein MSDAIRTVIAVALPAMMFAHGLSMRVDERRAAGADRPWWMSRAVLAVIVLVPLFALLVLLVVPTTPRVRVGIAIMAASPVAPLALGRIVGQRGDVPFATAMHLTLGSLAVFTTPIVLAALGAVLGFRASVGPSQVAGQLATALLAPMVLGIVAARRAPALARLARPIGAIAKLALAIAVVLILVASSGSIFAMDVRSYVAMTLFVAGALAIGHLLGGPRREDRVTLALETSFRNPGLALLIASVAFPEGRPLAVLVPYIVTAFVVQSLYLAAWRRRDIDTEALGAPAPA, encoded by the coding sequence ATGTCCGACGCGATCCGGACGGTCATCGCGGTCGCGCTGCCCGCGATGATGTTCGCGCACGGGCTCTCGATGCGCGTCGACGAGCGCCGCGCTGCGGGCGCGGATCGCCCCTGGTGGATGTCGCGCGCGGTGCTCGCGGTGATCGTGCTCGTCCCGCTCTTCGCGCTGCTCGTGCTCCTGGTCGTGCCCACGACCCCGAGGGTGCGGGTGGGCATCGCGATCATGGCGGCGTCGCCGGTCGCGCCGCTCGCGCTCGGGCGCATCGTGGGGCAGCGCGGCGACGTGCCTTTCGCGACGGCGATGCACCTCACGCTCGGCTCGCTCGCGGTGTTCACGACGCCGATCGTGCTCGCCGCGCTCGGCGCGGTGCTCGGGTTCCGCGCGTCGGTCGGCCCGAGCCAGGTCGCGGGCCAGCTCGCGACCGCGCTGCTCGCCCCGATGGTGCTCGGGATCGTCGCCGCGCGGCGTGCGCCCGCGCTCGCGCGTCTCGCGCGTCCGATCGGCGCGATCGCGAAGCTCGCGCTCGCGATCGCCGTGGTGCTGATCCTCGTCGCGTCGTCGGGATCGATCTTCGCGATGGACGTGCGCTCGTACGTCGCGATGACGCTCTTCGTCGCGGGCGCGCTCGCGATCGGGCACCTGCTCGGAGGTCCTCGCCGCGAGGATCGCGTCACGCTCGCGCTCGAGACCTCGTTCCGGAACCCCGGTCTCGCGCTGCTGATCGCGTCGGTCGCGTTCCCCGAGGGTCGCCCGCTCGCGGTGCTCGTCCCGTACATCGTCACGGCGTTCGTGGTGCAGTCGCTCTATCTCGCGGCGTGGCGCCGCCGCGACATCGACACCGAGGCTCTCGGCGCGCCCGCGCCTGCGTGA
- a CDS encoding sensor histidine kinase, whose amino-acid sequence MPVSTDPRCAELARILRREKQPILDTWIARVRADERVPRARALSDPELLDHSPMLLDEVSDALEGHDAPQRRHDAASEHGAQRAGHGYDIRAVVREIALLRDIIVERLAPDEQLLSGPPGRTFHGVFDDSMAASVERMESVARAAIARERDEAQRAKLRAERSDAEKDLFVAVIAHEIRTPLTAVLGWIALARERVREDELLVRAIDTIDRNVAVLRRLVEDLLDLARVRSGKLSLDLQRVDAARFVTAAVESARPHAAGKGVDLSIEHIAPAHVQGDPDRLLQVLSNLLVNAIKFTPRDGHVVVRVARAADRVRVEVSDDGPGIAPEIRASVFDPFKQGDPLAGSRGGGLGLGLAIVREVVAAHHGSVGAESEGVGKGATFWFELPLAPP is encoded by the coding sequence GTGCCCGTCTCCACGGACCCGCGATGCGCCGAGCTCGCGCGCATTCTCCGCCGCGAGAAGCAGCCGATCCTCGACACCTGGATCGCGCGCGTGCGCGCCGACGAGCGTGTGCCGCGCGCCCGAGCGCTCTCCGACCCCGAGCTGCTCGATCACTCGCCGATGCTGCTCGACGAGGTCAGCGATGCGCTCGAGGGGCACGATGCACCGCAGCGGCGCCACGATGCGGCCTCGGAGCACGGCGCGCAGCGTGCGGGGCACGGCTACGACATCCGCGCGGTCGTGCGCGAGATCGCGTTGCTGCGCGACATCATCGTCGAGCGGCTGGCGCCCGACGAGCAGCTCCTCAGCGGGCCGCCGGGGCGCACGTTCCACGGCGTGTTCGACGACTCGATGGCGGCGTCGGTCGAGCGCATGGAGTCGGTCGCGCGCGCCGCGATCGCGCGCGAGCGAGACGAGGCGCAGCGCGCGAAGCTCCGCGCCGAGCGCTCGGACGCCGAGAAGGATCTCTTCGTCGCGGTCATCGCGCACGAGATCCGCACGCCGCTGACGGCGGTGCTCGGGTGGATCGCGCTCGCGCGCGAGCGAGTGCGAGAGGACGAGCTGCTCGTGCGCGCGATCGACACGATCGATCGCAACGTCGCCGTGCTGCGCCGTCTCGTCGAGGATCTGCTCGATCTCGCGCGGGTGCGCAGCGGCAAGCTCTCGCTCGATCTGCAGCGCGTCGACGCCGCGCGCTTCGTCACGGCGGCGGTCGAGTCGGCGCGGCCGCACGCGGCGGGCAAGGGCGTCGACCTGTCGATCGAGCACATCGCGCCGGCGCACGTGCAGGGCGACCCCGACCGCCTCCTGCAGGTGCTCTCGAACCTGCTCGTGAACGCGATCAAGTTCACGCCGCGGGACGGACACGTCGTCGTGCGCGTGGCGCGCGCCGCCGATCGGGTGCGCGTCGAGGTGAGCGACGACGGGCCGGGCATCGCGCCGGAGATCCGCGCTTCGGTGTTCGACCCGTTCAAGCAGGGCGATCCGCTCGCGGGCAGCCGTGGCGGCGGGCTCGGCCTGGGGCTCGCGATCGTGCGCGAGGTGGTCGCGGCGCATCACGGCAGCGTGGGCGCGGAGAGCGAGGGCGTGGGCAAGGGCGCGACGTTCTGGTTCGAGCTGCCGCTCGCGCCGCCGTGA
- a CDS encoding glycoside hydrolase family 15 protein translates to MASRIEDYGFIGDMKGSALVSRHADIDWLCVPRFDSEACLAALLGRDEHGRWALRPTSRVLETRQRYRGDTLVLETELECDEGVVRIVDFMTPTSDRSDVVRIVEGVRGAVTLEMVLDVRFGYGASLPWIRSYDRQVTLVAGPDSMHLRASVPLTSTRTRVSSIFTIRAGEQASFVATWAASDCAAPPPLDAGRALQETERFWLEWAGRCTYRGKWRDAVVRSLLTLKALTYAPTGGIVAAPTTSLPEEIGGVRNWDYRFCWLRDATLTLDALMIGGYSDEARAWRDWIARTVLGDLSRLQIMYGLAGERRLTEFELDWLPGYEESRPVRVGNGAWNQFQLDVYGETLSCLYQARRAGLSALEEAWDIAHELLERIESIWQKPDEGIWEVRGGGLRHFTHSKVMAWVAIDRAIRLIEEFGVGGERGANDLAHLRALRERIHEDVCTRAWNEGIGAFAQSYGSDALDASVLIIPHCGFLPADDPRMLSTVRAIEKRLVRGGFVQRYSTELGLDGLPGDESPFLACSFWLADNYAFQGRIAEAEELFERLLAIQNHLGLLAEEYDPNAGRQIGNFPQAFSHLALIFTANAIETCRAKKTTRAQPAPQPAHP, encoded by the coding sequence ATGGCCTCTCGCATCGAAGACTACGGATTCATCGGGGACATGAAGGGCTCGGCGCTCGTCTCGCGCCACGCCGACATCGACTGGCTGTGCGTGCCGCGCTTCGACTCCGAGGCGTGCCTCGCCGCGCTGCTCGGCCGCGACGAGCACGGACGATGGGCGCTGCGCCCGACCTCGCGCGTGCTCGAGACGCGGCAGCGTTATCGCGGCGACACGCTGGTGCTCGAGACCGAGCTCGAGTGCGACGAAGGCGTCGTGCGGATCGTCGACTTCATGACGCCCACGTCGGACCGCAGCGACGTGGTCCGGATCGTCGAGGGCGTGCGTGGCGCGGTGACGCTCGAGATGGTGCTCGACGTGCGATTCGGCTACGGCGCGAGCTTGCCCTGGATCCGCAGCTACGACCGGCAGGTCACGCTCGTCGCGGGGCCGGACTCGATGCACCTGCGCGCCTCGGTTCCGCTCACGTCGACGCGCACTCGCGTGTCCTCGATCTTCACCATCCGCGCGGGCGAGCAGGCTTCGTTCGTCGCGACCTGGGCCGCGTCGGACTGCGCCGCGCCGCCGCCGCTCGACGCAGGCCGCGCGCTGCAGGAGACCGAGCGCTTCTGGCTCGAGTGGGCAGGGCGCTGCACCTATCGCGGCAAGTGGCGCGACGCGGTCGTGCGCTCGCTGCTCACGCTGAAGGCGCTCACGTACGCGCCGACCGGCGGCATCGTCGCCGCCCCGACGACCTCGCTGCCCGAAGAGATCGGCGGCGTGCGCAACTGGGACTATCGATTCTGCTGGCTGCGCGACGCGACGCTCACGCTCGATGCGCTGATGATCGGCGGCTACTCCGACGAAGCGCGCGCGTGGCGCGACTGGATCGCGCGCACCGTGCTCGGCGATCTCTCGCGGCTCCAGATCATGTACGGCCTCGCGGGCGAGCGGCGGCTGACGGAGTTCGAGCTCGACTGGCTCCCCGGCTACGAGGAGTCGCGCCCGGTGCGCGTCGGCAACGGCGCGTGGAACCAGTTCCAGCTCGACGTGTACGGCGAGACGCTCAGCTGTCTCTACCAGGCGCGTCGCGCCGGACTGTCGGCGCTCGAGGAAGCGTGGGACATCGCGCACGAGCTGCTCGAGCGCATCGAGAGCATCTGGCAGAAGCCCGACGAAGGCATCTGGGAGGTGCGCGGCGGCGGCCTTCGGCACTTCACGCACTCGAAGGTGATGGCGTGGGTCGCGATCGATCGCGCGATCCGTCTGATCGAGGAGTTCGGCGTCGGCGGCGAGCGCGGCGCGAACGATCTCGCGCACCTGCGCGCGCTGCGCGAGCGCATCCACGAGGACGTGTGCACGCGCGCGTGGAACGAGGGCATCGGCGCGTTCGCGCAGTCGTACGGATCGGACGCGCTCGACGCGAGCGTGCTGATCATCCCGCACTGCGGGTTCCTGCCCGCCGACGATCCGCGGATGCTCTCGACGGTGCGCGCGATCGAGAAGCGCCTGGTGCGCGGCGGGTTCGTGCAGCGCTACTCGACCGAGCTCGGCCTCGACGGCTTGCCCGGCGACGAGAGCCCGTTCCTCGCGTGCAGCTTCTGGCTCGCCGACAACTACGCCTTCCAGGGGCGCATCGCCGAGGCGGAGGAGCTCTTCGAGCGGCTGCTCGCGATCCAGAACCACCTCGGCCTGCTCGCCGAGGAGTACGACCCGAACGCGGGCCGGCAGATCGGGAACTTCCCCCAGGCGTTCTCGCACCTCGCGCTCATCTTCACCGCGAACGCGATCGAGACCTGTCGCGCCAAGAAGACGACGCGCGCGCAGCCCGCGCCGCAGCCCGCGCATCCGTGA
- a CDS encoding FHA domain-containing protein produces MNDQNKKTLRQFQCRDYLWEIFEQMSGELECSVDYLINEAMRQYARSRNYGARTGPTPDPTGQRARPEPTAQQGRQRVPSQPAIPSAPPPPPARGSYPQPGAPSYGQPSPAPVPGSAGYPPPPPGRSSPGGYPAAPPAQQPPAAYGGAGYGAPAPQAYGAPPMQPQSQAGGYGGAPYGAPTPGYPAPPSYPAASSPGGYPAPPGYGAPPPRPAAPAAPSSYPPPPQTTRPPAYGSGGAPASYGAPPPLPSAAPPLPGAGGGTHPAGMPTLFVIFNGQKFPVNKEEFIIGRGTKTADLAIKDGNISRRHAAVIFQNGGFYMKDLGSTNGVEFQGRRVDGKRIEEGDVYQLCDYELRFTYR; encoded by the coding sequence ATGAACGACCAGAACAAGAAGACCCTGCGGCAGTTCCAGTGCCGGGACTACCTCTGGGAGATCTTCGAGCAGATGAGCGGCGAGCTCGAGTGCTCCGTCGACTATCTGATCAACGAGGCCATGCGGCAGTACGCGCGGTCGCGGAACTACGGCGCGCGCACCGGGCCGACGCCCGATCCGACCGGGCAGCGCGCGCGCCCCGAGCCGACCGCGCAGCAGGGCCGACAGCGCGTGCCGAGCCAGCCCGCGATCCCGTCGGCGCCGCCGCCGCCGCCCGCGCGCGGATCGTACCCGCAGCCCGGCGCACCGTCGTACGGGCAGCCCTCGCCCGCGCCGGTCCCGGGCTCGGCCGGGTATCCGCCGCCGCCTCCGGGGCGCTCGTCGCCCGGTGGGTATCCGGCGGCGCCTCCTGCGCAGCAGCCGCCCGCGGCGTACGGCGGTGCGGGCTACGGCGCGCCCGCGCCCCAGGCGTACGGCGCGCCCCCGATGCAGCCGCAGTCGCAGGCCGGCGGCTACGGTGGAGCGCCTTACGGCGCGCCGACGCCGGGTTATCCCGCGCCGCCCTCGTATCCCGCGGCGTCGTCGCCGGGCGGCTATCCCGCGCCGCCCGGGTACGGCGCGCCGCCGCCGCGTCCGGCCGCGCCCGCCGCGCCCTCGTCGTATCCGCCGCCCCCGCAGACCACGCGTCCGCCGGCGTACGGCAGTGGGGGCGCGCCCGCGTCGTACGGCGCGCCGCCTCCGCTCCCGAGCGCAGCGCCTCCGCTGCCCGGCGCGGGCGGAGGCACGCACCCCGCGGGCATGCCGACCCTCTTCGTGATCTTCAACGGGCAGAAGTTCCCGGTGAACAAGGAAGAGTTCATCATCGGCCGCGGCACGAAGACCGCGGATCTCGCCATCAAGGACGGCAACATCTCGCGTCGCCACGCCGCCGTGATCTTCCAGAACGGCGGCTTCTACATGAAGGATCTCGGCAGCACGAACGGCGTCGAGTTCCAGGGCCGGCGCGTCGACGGGAAGCGCATCGAAGAGGGCGACGTCTACCAGCTCTGCGACTACGAGCTGCGCTTCACGTATCGCTGA
- a CDS encoding RDD family protein, producing MSERSVRLLAPEGTEIGLALASVGERAIAYVLDVVFSQLLLLLFVVIGLVATVITTSEHVLALLILGAFVIRHGYFLFFETRFQGSTPGKRLLRLRVVSRDGAQLGLDAIVARNVMRDLEVMLPLMLLVAPEAAIGRAPAWLAYPAVAWLMLVALLPVLTRERTRAGDLVAGTVVVRVPRSELLRDEARGTRATRLRFTREQLSVYGEHELETLAQLLRSAEAGKADDDDLRVVATTIARRIGFEGNEPQRAPGTFLRAFYRDQRAELERNLVLGRRIADKHERNNKR from the coding sequence GTGAGCGAGCGAAGCGTGCGCCTGCTGGCGCCGGAGGGCACCGAGATCGGCCTCGCGCTCGCGAGCGTCGGCGAGCGCGCGATCGCGTACGTGCTCGACGTCGTGTTCTCGCAGCTGCTGTTGCTGCTGTTCGTGGTGATCGGCCTCGTCGCGACGGTGATCACGACGAGCGAGCACGTGCTCGCGCTGCTGATCCTCGGCGCGTTCGTGATCCGGCACGGGTACTTCCTGTTCTTCGAGACGCGCTTCCAGGGCTCGACGCCGGGCAAGCGCCTCTTGCGGTTGCGCGTGGTGTCGCGCGACGGCGCGCAGCTCGGGCTCGACGCGATCGTCGCGCGCAACGTGATGCGCGACCTCGAGGTGATGCTGCCGCTGATGCTGCTCGTGGCGCCGGAGGCGGCGATCGGTCGCGCGCCGGCGTGGCTCGCGTATCCCGCGGTCGCGTGGCTGATGTTGGTGGCGCTGCTGCCGGTGCTCACGCGCGAGCGGACGCGCGCGGGCGATCTCGTCGCCGGCACGGTGGTGGTGCGCGTCCCGCGGAGCGAGCTCTTGCGCGACGAGGCGCGCGGCACCCGGGCGACGCGGCTGCGTTTCACGCGCGAGCAGCTCTCGGTGTACGGCGAGCACGAGCTCGAGACGCTCGCGCAGCTGCTGCGCTCGGCCGAGGCGGGCAAGGCGGACGACGACGACCTGCGGGTGGTGGCGACGACGATCGCGCGCCGCATCGGGTTCGAGGGGAACGAGCCCCAGCGCGCCCCGGGGACGTTCCTGAGGGCGTTCTACCGGGACCAGCGCGCCGAGCTCGAGCGGAACCTGGTGCTCGGCCGACGCATCGCGGACAAACACGAGCGGAACAACAAGCGCTGA
- a CDS encoding stage II sporulation protein M produces the protein MTTDRVSDPMRVEPRSVRFRAEREAEWSELEQMLDRALAGGLRRLTEEELHRLPMLYRSAVSSLNVARKTALDRALVTYLESLVGRAYLAVYTSRRPERGPLRRFFFERFPIAVRSMARELALSTAIFALGVLVAYAMVRADAEWYFAFVDAGLAGGRSPGASTEFLRDALYAPQHDGLSIFASSLFSHNAGIGLLAFALGFAAGVPTALLVFTNGLMLGGFLALYDERGLLVPLLGWLLPHGVPEIGAILLCGAAGLALGRSVLAPGARSVRDALVDAGRRGAVVAAGSVVLFLIAGFVEGVFRQVVTHDLLRFALALFNAAWLSAWIVLGGRALVRRRS, from the coding sequence ATGACGACGGACCGCGTGTCCGATCCGATGCGCGTCGAGCCTCGCTCGGTGCGCTTCCGCGCCGAGCGCGAGGCCGAGTGGAGCGAGCTCGAGCAGATGCTCGATCGCGCGCTCGCCGGGGGCCTCCGCCGGCTCACCGAGGAGGAGCTGCATCGCCTCCCGATGCTCTATCGGAGCGCGGTCTCGTCGCTCAACGTCGCGCGCAAGACCGCGCTCGATCGCGCGCTCGTGACGTACCTCGAGTCGCTGGTCGGTCGCGCGTACCTCGCGGTCTACACGTCGCGTCGCCCCGAGCGCGGGCCGCTGCGGCGCTTCTTCTTCGAGCGCTTCCCGATCGCCGTGCGCTCGATGGCGCGCGAGCTCGCGCTGTCCACCGCGATCTTCGCGCTCGGCGTGCTGGTCGCGTACGCGATGGTGCGGGCCGATGCGGAGTGGTACTTCGCGTTCGTCGACGCGGGCCTCGCGGGCGGGCGCTCGCCCGGCGCGAGCACCGAGTTCCTGCGCGACGCGCTCTACGCGCCGCAGCACGACGGCCTCTCGATCTTCGCGTCGTCGCTCTTCAGCCACAACGCGGGCATCGGGCTGCTCGCGTTCGCGCTCGGGTTCGCGGCGGGCGTGCCCACGGCGCTCCTCGTGTTCACCAACGGGCTGATGCTCGGTGGGTTCCTCGCGCTCTACGACGAGCGCGGGCTGCTCGTCCCGCTGCTCGGCTGGCTGCTCCCCCACGGCGTGCCGGAGATCGGCGCGATCCTCCTGTGTGGCGCCGCGGGGCTCGCGCTCGGTCGCAGCGTGCTCGCGCCGGGCGCGCGGAGCGTGCGCGATGCGCTGGTCGACGCGGGACGGCGCGGCGCGGTGGTGGCGGCGGGCTCGGTCGTGCTCTTCCTGATCGCGGGGTTCGTCGAGGGCGTGTTCCGTCAGGTCGTGACCCACGACCTGCTGCGCTTCGCGCTCGCGCTGTTCAACGCGGCGTGGCTGAGCGCGTGGATCGTCCTCGGCGGTCGGGCGCTCGTGAGGCGTCGGTCGTGA